One window of the Paraburkholderia sp. PGU19 genome contains the following:
- the htpG gene encoding molecular chaperone HtpG: MAQETMSFQAEVKQLLHLMIHSLYSNKEIFLRELISNASDAADKLRFEAIADSTLYENDPNLRIRVSFDKAARTISIDDNGIGMSRDEAVANLGTIARSGTKEFFGKLSGDQQKDAALIGQFGVGFYSGFIVADKITVETRRAGLPASEGVRWTSAGEGDFSVDTIERAPRGTTITLHLRADEDELLSSHKLKSIIQKYSDHVALPILMQKEEWDAEKSEMVTKDEDETVNQASALWTRAKSDITEEQYKQFYQHLSHDHQDPLTWTHNRVEGRSEYTQLLYVPSHAPFDMWNRDHRGGLKLYVKRVFIMDDAEQLLPAYLRFVKGVVDSADLPLNVSRELLQESRDVKAIREGVTKRALSMLEELANSEEAAEKEKYTTFWKEFGQVLKEGIGEDFSNKERIAKLARFASTHNDSSEQTVSLADYVARMKPEQSKIYYVTADTYQAAKNSPHLEVFRKKGVEVLLLTDRVDEWMLSFLNEFDGKPLQSVARGDLDLGQLNDEEKQAQEKVGEELKPLVERMKEALKDKAKDVRLTFRLTDSPSCLVADEGDMSGYLQRMLKAAGQNAPAFHPILEVNPEHALVKNLSADNANFDDWCHLLFDQALLAEGGSLEDPASFVKRTNALLLAR; this comes from the coding sequence ATGGCACAAGAAACCATGAGCTTTCAGGCAGAAGTGAAACAGCTTCTGCACCTGATGATCCATTCGCTGTACAGCAACAAGGAAATCTTCCTGCGCGAACTGATCTCGAACGCGTCGGACGCGGCGGACAAGCTTCGTTTCGAAGCGATCGCCGACAGCACGCTGTACGAGAACGATCCGAACCTGCGCATCCGCGTATCGTTCGACAAGGCCGCGCGCACCATCAGCATCGACGACAACGGCATCGGCATGAGCCGCGACGAAGCGGTCGCGAACCTCGGCACGATCGCGCGCTCGGGCACCAAGGAATTCTTCGGCAAGCTGTCGGGCGACCAGCAGAAGGACGCGGCGCTGATCGGCCAGTTCGGCGTCGGGTTCTATTCGGGCTTTATCGTCGCGGACAAGATCACGGTGGAAACGCGCCGCGCCGGTCTGCCGGCGTCGGAAGGCGTGCGCTGGACGAGCGCGGGCGAGGGCGATTTCTCGGTCGATACGATCGAGCGCGCGCCACGCGGCACGACGATCACGCTGCATCTGCGCGCCGATGAAGACGAACTGCTGTCTTCGCACAAGCTCAAGTCGATCATCCAGAAGTATTCGGATCACGTCGCGCTGCCCATCCTGATGCAGAAGGAAGAATGGGACGCGGAAAAGAGCGAGATGGTCACGAAGGACGAGGACGAGACCGTCAACCAGGCGAGCGCGCTGTGGACGCGCGCGAAGAGCGACATCACCGAAGAGCAGTACAAGCAGTTCTACCAGCACCTGTCGCACGATCATCAGGACCCGCTGACGTGGACGCATAACCGTGTGGAAGGCCGCAGCGAGTACACGCAGTTGCTGTACGTGCCGTCGCACGCGCCGTTCGACATGTGGAACCGCGATCATCGCGGCGGCCTGAAGCTGTATGTGAAGCGTGTGTTCATCATGGACGACGCCGAGCAATTGCTGCCCGCGTATCTGCGTTTCGTGAAGGGCGTGGTCGATTCGGCCGATCTGCCGCTGAACGTGTCGCGCGAACTGCTGCAGGAAAGCCGCGATGTGAAGGCGATCCGCGAAGGTGTGACCAAGCGCGCGCTGTCGATGCTCGAAGAACTGGCGAACTCGGAAGAAGCCGCCGAAAAGGAAAAGTACACGACGTTCTGGAAGGAATTCGGCCAGGTGCTGAAGGAAGGCATCGGCGAAGACTTCTCGAACAAGGAGCGCATCGCGAAACTCGCGCGTTTCGCGTCGACGCATAACGACTCGTCCGAGCAGACGGTATCGCTGGCGGATTACGTCGCGCGCATGAAGCCCGAGCAGTCGAAGATCTACTACGTCACGGCGGATACCTATCAGGCCGCGAAGAATAGCCCGCACCTCGAAGTGTTCCGCAAGAAGGGCGTCGAAGTGCTGCTGCTGACGGATCGCGTCGACGAATGGATGCTGTCGTTCCTCAACGAGTTCGACGGCAAGCCGCTGCAAAGCGTCGCGCGTGGCGACCTCGATCTGGGCCAGTTGAACGATGAAGAAAAGCAGGCGCAGGAGAAGGTCGGCGAAGAACTGAAGCCGCTCGTCGAGCGCATGAAGGAAGCGCTCAAGGACAAGGCGAAGGACGTGCGTCTGACGTTCCGCCTGACGGATTCGCCGTCGTGCCTCGTCGCTGATGAGGGTGATATGAGCGGCTATCTGCAGCGCATGCTGAAGGCGGCAGGGCAGAATGCGCCGGCGTTTCATCCGATTCTCGAGGTGAATCCGGAGCATGCGCTGGTCAAGAACCTGAGCGCCGATAACGCGAATTTCGATGACTGGTGTCATCTGTTGTTCGATCAGGCGCTGCTGGCGGAAGGCGGTTCGCTCGAAGATCCGGCGAGTTTTGTGAAGCGGACGAATGCGTTGTTGTTGGCGCGTTAA
- a CDS encoding VOC family protein: MTAQTLHIDHLVVSARTLDEGTQYVADTLGFAPSGGGAHPSMRTHNRLLNLWGGAYLEVIAIDPNAAQSPDARARLFALDDPAVHERLAKGPYLSHWVARVDRPKNLALWQQQYPERISTVVPMTRGDFTWSLTVADDGAFPSWQGVGDGVVPSLIQWDTPRHPSDLLPETGLALKALKGWHPQADVVAQQLQWLGAAHLIGLESTDGAPALAAEIETPSGLRTLK; this comes from the coding sequence ATGACCGCACAAACGCTACATATCGATCACCTCGTTGTTTCCGCCCGCACCCTCGACGAAGGCACGCAATACGTCGCCGACACGCTCGGCTTCGCGCCGTCGGGCGGCGGCGCGCATCCGTCGATGCGCACGCACAACCGGCTGCTCAATCTGTGGGGCGGCGCGTATCTGGAAGTGATCGCGATCGATCCCAACGCGGCGCAATCCCCAGACGCCCGTGCGCGCCTCTTCGCGCTCGACGATCCCGCCGTGCACGAGCGCCTCGCGAAGGGTCCGTATCTGTCGCACTGGGTTGCGCGCGTCGATCGGCCGAAAAATCTGGCCCTGTGGCAACAGCAGTATCCCGAGCGCATTTCGACCGTCGTGCCGATGACGCGCGGCGATTTCACCTGGAGCCTGACGGTCGCCGACGACGGCGCATTCCCGTCGTGGCAAGGCGTGGGCGACGGTGTCGTGCCGTCGCTGATCCAGTGGGACACGCCGCGCCATCCGTCGGATTTACTGCCGGAAACCGGTCTCGCGTTGAAGGCGCTGAAGGGCTGGCATCCGCAGGCCGATGTCGTCGCGCAGCAGTTGCAATGGCTCGGCGCGGCTCATCTGATCGGGCTGGAAAGCACGGACGGCGCGCCCGCGTTAGCAGCCGAAATCGAAACCCCGAGCGGACTGCGTACGCTCAAATAA
- a CDS encoding PLP-dependent aminotransferase family protein produces MSVPLDLIPAPHDASALTLVDQLVQWARRRIEERVFRPGMRMPSIRKLALDKGVSRFTVVEAYERLVAQGYLDSRRGSGFYVRERLASGPLPVERRAAAPDTAPAPSTIDVVWLLRNMLHTSTRPERGPGLGYLPARWLDGELITGALRTLGRQSGAQMLGFGTPQGFLPLRQQLQTRLEELEIGASPEQIVLVSGITQAIDLIARLYVQPGDSVIVGDPAWFQMFGRFASQGARLVGMPYTPDGPDLDALETLVQTWRPKMLVLNSVLQNPTGTSLTAAQAFRILRLAEEYDFIVVEDDIYGDLCPPGFPATRLASLDQLKRVIYLGSFSKTLAANLRVGFIASSLDVAKAVTDQKMLVGMTTPELNERVLYKILTEGHYRRHVERLRARLDGVRDKSVRMLEKTGLRMFQTPAAGMFVWADTGVDADALAAAGHEEGFLLTPGSLFSPQQSPTTWMRFNVANCGDPALPVFLCRYLDGVARRAS; encoded by the coding sequence ATGTCCGTCCCGCTCGACCTGATTCCCGCTCCTCACGACGCTTCGGCGCTGACGCTCGTCGATCAGCTCGTGCAGTGGGCGCGCCGCCGCATCGAGGAGCGCGTGTTCCGCCCCGGCATGCGCATGCCGTCGATCCGCAAATTGGCGCTCGACAAGGGCGTGTCGCGCTTCACAGTCGTCGAGGCGTACGAGCGGCTGGTCGCGCAGGGCTATCTGGATTCGCGGCGCGGCTCGGGCTTTTATGTGCGCGAGCGGCTGGCGTCCGGCCCGCTGCCCGTCGAGCGCCGCGCCGCCGCGCCCGACACGGCGCCCGCGCCGAGCACGATCGATGTCGTCTGGCTGTTGCGCAACATGCTCCACACCTCGACGCGTCCCGAGCGCGGCCCCGGCCTCGGCTATTTGCCGGCCCGCTGGCTCGACGGCGAACTGATCACGGGCGCGCTGCGCACGCTCGGCCGGCAAAGCGGCGCGCAGATGCTCGGCTTCGGCACGCCGCAAGGCTTCCTGCCGCTGCGCCAGCAGTTGCAGACGCGGCTCGAGGAACTGGAGATCGGCGCGTCGCCGGAGCAGATCGTGCTTGTGTCGGGCATCACGCAGGCCATCGACCTGATCGCGCGGCTTTACGTGCAGCCGGGCGATTCTGTGATAGTCGGCGATCCGGCGTGGTTCCAGATGTTCGGGCGCTTTGCGTCGCAGGGCGCGCGCCTGGTCGGCATGCCGTACACGCCGGACGGCCCCGATCTCGACGCGCTGGAAACGCTGGTGCAGACGTGGCGGCCGAAAATGCTCGTCCTGAACTCCGTGCTGCAGAACCCGACGGGCACCTCGCTGACGGCGGCTCAGGCGTTCCGCATCCTGCGGCTCGCGGAGGAATACGATTTCATCGTCGTCGAAGACGATATCTACGGCGATCTCTGCCCGCCGGGCTTTCCCGCGACGCGCCTCGCGAGCCTCGACCAGCTGAAGCGCGTGATCTATCTGGGCAGCTTCTCGAAGACGCTGGCGGCGAATCTGCGGGTTGGTTTCATCGCGTCGTCGCTGGACGTCGCGAAAGCCGTCACCGATCAGAAGATGCTGGTCGGCATGACGACGCCCGAACTGAACGAGCGCGTGCTCTACAAGATCCTGACGGAAGGGCACTACCGGCGGCACGTGGAACGGCTGCGCGCGCGGCTCGACGGCGTGCGCGACAAATCCGTGCGGATGCTCGAAAAGACGGGCCTGCGCATGTTCCAGACGCCCGCGGCGGGCATGTTCGTGTGGGCCGACACGGGCGTCGACGCCGACGCGCTGGCGGCCGCCGGCCACGAGGAAGGCTTTTTGCTGACACCGGGAAGCCTGTTCTCGCCGCAGCAGTCGCCGACCACGTGGATGCGCTTCAACGTCGCGAACTGCGGCGACCCGGCGCTGCCCGTGTTCCTGTGCCGTTATCTGGACGGCGTCGCGCGGCGGGCTTCTTGA
- a CDS encoding sodium:solute symporter encodes MNATATFVFVLFFIGVTILGFIAAHWRRGDLAHLEEWGLGGRRFGTVVTWFLLGGDLYTAYTFIAVPALVFGAGATGFFALPYTILIYPFAFVVFPKLWSISKRHGYVTSADFVSARYGSRMLALAVAVTGIVATMPYIALQLVGIEVVIGALGFDTKGFVGDLPLIIAFAILAAYTYTSGLRAPAMIAVVKDVLIYITIAAAIIVIPPQLGGFGHIFSAVPPAKLLLKAPDVSSLNGYSAYATLAMGSALALFLYPHSITAVLSSSSGNTIRRNMAMLPAYSLVLGLLALLGFMALAAGVKDMPEFAPYFKAFGPNFAVPALFLHFFPSWFVGVAFAAIGIGALVPAAIMSIAAANLYTRNIHKEFVNRNMSHEQETNIAKLVSLIVKVGAVAFILGLPLTYAIQLQLLGGIWIIQTLPAIVLGLYTRVLDYRGLLLGWAVGIAVGTWMAISLKLAGSIYTIHIGGLAIPGYAAVWSLIVNLVVSVIASLVVRGIGMKHAEDRTRPEDYLDVHEA; translated from the coding sequence ATGAACGCCACCGCAACCTTCGTCTTCGTTCTGTTCTTCATCGGTGTCACGATTCTCGGCTTCATCGCTGCGCACTGGCGTCGCGGCGATCTCGCGCATCTGGAAGAGTGGGGCCTCGGTGGCCGGCGCTTCGGTACGGTCGTCACGTGGTTCCTGCTGGGTGGCGACCTGTACACCGCCTACACGTTCATCGCCGTCCCGGCACTCGTGTTCGGCGCGGGCGCGACGGGCTTCTTCGCGCTGCCTTATACGATCCTGATCTATCCGTTCGCGTTCGTCGTGTTCCCGAAGCTGTGGAGCATCTCGAAGCGTCACGGCTACGTCACGTCCGCCGACTTCGTCAGCGCGCGCTACGGCAGCCGCATGCTCGCGCTTGCCGTCGCCGTCACGGGCATCGTCGCGACGATGCCGTACATCGCGCTGCAACTGGTCGGCATCGAAGTGGTGATCGGCGCGCTCGGCTTCGATACGAAGGGCTTCGTCGGCGATCTGCCGCTGATCATAGCGTTCGCAATTCTCGCCGCCTACACGTACACGTCGGGCCTGCGTGCGCCTGCCATGATCGCCGTCGTCAAGGACGTGCTGATCTACATCACGATCGCTGCCGCGATCATCGTGATTCCGCCGCAACTGGGCGGCTTCGGGCATATCTTCAGCGCGGTGCCGCCTGCCAAGCTGCTGCTCAAGGCACCGGACGTGTCGAGCCTGAACGGCTATAGCGCGTACGCGACACTCGCGATGGGCTCGGCGCTCGCGCTGTTCCTTTACCCGCACTCGATCACGGCCGTTCTGTCGTCGTCGTCGGGCAACACGATCCGCCGCAACATGGCGATGCTGCCCGCGTACTCGCTGGTGCTCGGTCTGCTCGCGCTGCTCGGCTTCATGGCGCTCGCAGCGGGCGTGAAGGACATGCCGGAGTTTGCGCCGTACTTCAAGGCGTTCGGCCCGAACTTCGCAGTGCCCGCGCTGTTCCTGCACTTCTTCCCGTCGTGGTTCGTCGGTGTCGCGTTCGCGGCGATCGGCATCGGCGCGCTGGTGCCGGCCGCGATCATGTCGATTGCAGCCGCGAACCTGTACACGCGCAACATCCACAAGGAGTTCGTGAACCGCAACATGTCGCACGAGCAGGAGACCAACATCGCCAAGCTCGTGTCGCTGATCGTGAAGGTCGGCGCCGTCGCGTTCATTCTCGGTCTGCCGCTCACGTATGCGATCCAGTTGCAACTGCTCGGCGGCATCTGGATCATCCAGACGCTGCCCGCCATCGTGCTCGGCCTCTACACGCGCGTGCTCGACTATCGCGGCCTGCTGCTCGGCTGGGCGGTCGGCATCGCCGTCGGCACGTGGATGGCGATTTCGCTGAAGCTCGCCGGCTCGATCTACACGATCCATATCGGCGGCCTCGCGATTCCGGGTTATGCGGCTGTGTGGTCGCTGATCGTCAACCTCGTGGTGTCGGTGATCGCCAGCCTCGTGGTGCGCGGAATCGGCATGAAGCACGCCGAAGACCGCACGCGTCCGGAAGACTATCTGGACGTGCACGAAGCCTGA
- a CDS encoding FUSC family protein gives MALSDPQPKPPRKPVTGTPPGTNDAVAARLASRRTRIGRLVRAVTSPYYRYRHAKFFHSLRVGLAMLVSILATTGIDIPHGIWSSVTLLVVIGGLQHHGNIRKKAAERAAGTLLGATLGLALILQQNLFDSLTLTYVLMSVIAAVCAWFAIGSAGYVALLTAITMCIVAGHGDNMIDTGLWRTLNVLIGIVIGLAFSFALPLHATYSWRYLLADNLRECARIYTRMTTGVPVGSDEQVAAFIRMGKRLVQLRSLMPSVAKEIDLPIAQLDEIQRLHRSMLSALEMLSTGTLAHPDRRDAFAQRCGAEANAVRLTLLAAARALRFAGATQFRMPDASTSSSMPEAKQGAQTPCEEMAPDLQGPYWLAQRFAEQVERLRTLLAASEPNWNIERGASDAPARQ, from the coding sequence ATGGCTCTCTCCGACCCGCAACCGAAGCCGCCGCGCAAGCCCGTCACCGGCACGCCGCCGGGAACGAACGACGCGGTCGCCGCGCGTCTCGCATCGCGCCGCACGCGCATCGGCCGGCTCGTGCGCGCGGTCACGTCGCCTTATTACCGCTATCGCCACGCCAAGTTCTTCCACAGCCTGCGCGTCGGCCTCGCGATGCTCGTGTCGATCCTCGCGACGACGGGCATCGATATTCCGCACGGCATCTGGTCGTCGGTGACGCTGCTGGTGGTGATCGGCGGGCTGCAGCATCACGGCAACATCCGCAAGAAAGCGGCGGAGCGCGCGGCGGGCACGCTGCTCGGCGCGACGCTCGGGCTTGCGCTGATCCTGCAGCAGAACCTGTTCGATTCGCTGACGCTCACCTATGTGCTGATGTCGGTGATTGCCGCCGTGTGCGCGTGGTTTGCGATCGGCAGCGCGGGTTATGTGGCGCTGTTGACGGCGATCACGATGTGCATCGTCGCGGGACACGGCGACAACATGATCGACACAGGCCTTTGGCGCACGCTGAACGTGCTGATCGGCATCGTGATCGGGCTGGCGTTTTCGTTCGCGCTGCCGTTGCACGCGACGTATTCATGGCGCTATCTGCTCGCCGACAATCTGCGCGAATGCGCGCGCATCTACACGCGGATGACAACGGGCGTGCCCGTCGGCAGCGACGAGCAGGTTGCCGCGTTCATCCGCATGGGCAAGCGGCTGGTGCAGTTGCGCTCGCTGATGCCGTCGGTGGCGAAGGAAATCGATCTGCCCATTGCGCAGCTAGATGAGATCCAGCGCTTGCATCGTTCGATGCTTAGCGCGCTCGAAATGCTGTCGACAGGCACGCTCGCGCATCCGGATCGGCGCGACGCGTTCGCGCAGCGTTGCGGGGCGGAGGCGAACGCAGTGCGATTGACGTTGCTCGCCGCTGCGCGTGCGTTGCGCTTCGCGGGCGCGACGCAGTTCCGGATGCCGGACGCGTCGACATCGTCATCAATGCCGGAAGCGAAGCAGGGCGCGCAGACACCGTGCGAAGAAATGGCCCCTGATTTACAGGGGCCGTACTGGCTCGCGCAGCGCTTCGCCGAGCAGGTGGAACGCTTGCGCACGCTGCTCGCGGCGAGCGAGCCGAACTGGAACATCGAACGCGGCGCGAGCGATGCGCCCGCGCGTCAATGA
- a CDS encoding DNA-deoxyinosine glycosylase, with amino-acid sequence MLRGFPPVVAETTHTLILGSFPGEASLAATQYYAHPRNQFWRLLGTVIGEPLHDLDYPTRLEHVLKHGIGVWDVLAACTREGSLDVAIRNATPNDFASFREYAPKLKKVCFNGKTAGRFAPVIAEAGYETLVLPSSSPANAMLSFDQKLRLWREILT; translated from the coding sequence ATGCTGCGCGGCTTTCCGCCCGTCGTCGCCGAGACCACGCATACGCTGATACTCGGCAGCTTTCCCGGCGAAGCGTCGCTCGCGGCGACGCAGTATTACGCGCATCCGCGCAATCAATTCTGGCGTTTGCTCGGCACGGTGATCGGCGAACCGCTGCACGATCTCGATTACCCGACGCGGCTGGAACACGTGTTGAAGCATGGCATCGGCGTGTGGGACGTGCTGGCCGCGTGCACGCGCGAAGGCAGTCTCGATGTGGCGATCCGCAACGCGACGCCGAACGACTTCGCATCGTTCCGCGAGTACGCGCCGAAGCTGAAGAAGGTCTGCTTCAACGGCAAGACGGCGGGGCGCTTTGCACCTGTGATCGCGGAGGCGGGCTACGAGACGCTGGTGCTGCCGTCCTCCAGCCCCGCCAATGCTATGCTCTCGTTCGACCAAAAATTGCGCCTGTGGCGCGAGATCCTCACATGA
- a CDS encoding DUF3311 domain-containing protein encodes MAHDADANKASKHWLWLLLLPWIAMIWVPSYNKIEPVLFDFPFFYWYQLLWVLISAVITAVVYFKTKNRSKGGAR; translated from the coding sequence ATGGCTCACGACGCCGACGCCAACAAGGCCAGCAAGCACTGGCTGTGGCTGTTGCTGTTACCCTGGATCGCGATGATCTGGGTGCCGTCCTACAACAAGATCGAACCCGTGCTATTCGACTTCCCGTTCTTCTACTGGTACCAGCTCCTGTGGGTGCTGATCAGCGCGGTCATTACGGCCGTCGTGTACTTCAAGACCAAAAACCGCTCGAAGGGAGGTGCACGATGA
- a CDS encoding spermidine synthase, translating to MTKLIKRASAEARAFRNQQSAAPKQRISRAKTRASRDEDDFSDVAKASVIEAPRKPRFAPVTFSEEGGVRYLHFGTEWVQGAMRLSKPDHIELEYAQQMMAWLLFLETPKRIVQLGLGTGSLTKFAHRYLKRAQVEAVELNPAVVIAARTMFSLPADDARLTVRETDAWEFVNDRANHGTIGALQIDLYDATARGPVLDSVAFYRAARACLTQAGVVTINLFGDHPSFVRNMKRLNEAFDGRVIALPEVHDGNRIAIAFSGPAIDVPFKQLQERATLIEAKLALPARKWVKGLQESTGQNDTFAI from the coding sequence ATGACGAAACTGATCAAGCGCGCTTCGGCCGAGGCGCGTGCTTTCCGCAACCAGCAATCGGCCGCACCGAAGCAACGCATTTCGCGCGCAAAAACCCGCGCGTCGCGCGACGAAGACGACTTCAGCGACGTCGCGAAAGCGTCGGTGATCGAAGCGCCGCGCAAGCCGCGCTTCGCGCCCGTCACGTTCTCGGAAGAGGGCGGCGTGCGCTACCTGCACTTCGGCACGGAATGGGTGCAGGGCGCGATGCGTCTGTCGAAGCCCGATCACATCGAACTCGAATACGCACAGCAGATGATGGCCTGGCTGCTGTTCCTCGAAACGCCGAAGCGCATCGTGCAGCTCGGCCTTGGCACCGGCTCGCTGACAAAATTCGCGCACCGCTACCTGAAGCGCGCACAGGTCGAAGCCGTCGAACTGAATCCCGCCGTGGTGATCGCAGCGCGCACGATGTTCAGCCTGCCCGCCGACGACGCGCGCCTCACCGTGCGCGAAACCGACGCATGGGAATTCGTCAACGACCGCGCGAACCACGGCACGATCGGCGCATTGCAGATCGATCTGTACGACGCGACCGCGCGCGGCCCGGTGCTCGACAGCGTCGCGTTCTATCGCGCCGCGCGCGCGTGTCTGACGCAAGCGGGCGTCGTCACCATCAATCTGTTCGGCGATCATCCGAGCTTCGTGCGCAACATGAAGCGCCTGAACGAAGCCTTCGATGGACGCGTGATCGCGCTGCCCGAAGTGCATGATGGCAACCGCATCGCAATCGCGTTCTCGGGCCCGGCAATCGACGTGCCGTTCAAGCAATTGCAAGAACGCGCAACGCTGATCGAGGCAAAGCTCGCATTGCCCGCGCGCAAGTGGGTCAAGGGCTTGCAGGAATCGACAGGCCAGAACGACACGTTTGCAATCTGA
- a CDS encoding VOC family protein — MQVQPYLFFNGRCEEALKFYGETLGAQVLFQMRFRDAPPNPQQPIRPGTEDKIMHASVKIGATELMASDGNCDDTPGSGTHTGYGLSITVDDPSQGEKTFNAMCEGGNVVMPWQATFWSTGFGMVVDKFGVMWMVTNPHEGDKHAS; from the coding sequence ATGCAAGTCCAGCCCTATCTGTTTTTCAATGGCCGTTGTGAAGAAGCGCTGAAGTTCTACGGCGAGACGCTCGGCGCACAAGTGCTGTTCCAGATGCGTTTCCGGGACGCGCCGCCGAACCCGCAGCAACCCATCCGCCCCGGCACCGAAGACAAGATCATGCACGCGTCCGTCAAGATCGGTGCGACGGAACTGATGGCGTCCGACGGCAACTGCGACGACACGCCCGGCTCCGGCACGCACACGGGCTATGGCCTGTCGATCACCGTCGACGATCCGTCGCAAGGCGAAAAGACCTTCAACGCGATGTGCGAAGGCGGCAATGTCGTGATGCCGTGGCAGGCGACGTTCTGGAGCACGGGCTTCGGCATGGTCGTCGACAAGTTCGGCGTGATGTGGATGGTCACCAACCCGCACGAAGGCGACAAGCACGCAAGCTGA
- a CDS encoding chorismate lyase has translation MPIRFDAADAHWRVAPLPVFSPDQKDWLTRGGSLTAHLRTLGAVAVRVTREAVDLPFDDETTALAIAPRTPVWVREVVLSVDGKPFVAAHSIVPLAASTGVWQAMRRLRTRPLAELLYSDSSVSRSSLVSRRLTARHPLHRLALREMGDAPIHALLARRSVFERYSEPLMVTEVMLPALWARLTMRDHKHAAAQPVPRDHGQALDHTASRADVNAKRVSKQGEVR, from the coding sequence ATGCCTATCCGTTTCGATGCTGCCGACGCGCATTGGCGCGTCGCGCCCCTTCCGGTTTTCTCGCCTGATCAAAAAGACTGGCTCACACGCGGCGGTTCGCTGACGGCGCACTTGCGCACGCTCGGCGCGGTCGCGGTGCGCGTGACACGCGAGGCCGTCGATCTGCCGTTCGACGACGAAACCACCGCGCTCGCCATCGCGCCGCGCACGCCCGTGTGGGTGCGTGAAGTCGTGCTATCCGTCGATGGAAAGCCGTTCGTCGCCGCGCACAGCATCGTGCCGCTCGCGGCGAGCACGGGCGTGTGGCAGGCGATGCGCCGTCTGCGCACGCGGCCGCTCGCGGAACTGTTGTATAGCGATAGCAGTGTGTCGCGTTCGTCGCTGGTCAGCCGACGCTTGACCGCGCGCCATCCGCTGCATCGCCTTGCTTTACGAGAAATGGGTGACGCACCGATCCATGCGTTGCTCGCGCGACGTTCGGTATTCGAGCGTTACAGCGAGCCGTTGATGGTCACTGAAGTCATGCTGCCCGCGCTGTGGGCCCGTCTCACGATGCGCGATCACAAGCACGCGGCGGCGCAGCCGGTGCCGCGCGATCATGGACAGGCGCTCGATCACACGGCATCGCGTGCTGATGTCAACGCAAAGCGGGTGAGTAAGCAGGGCGAGGTGCGCTGA
- the tal gene encoding transaldolase, with protein sequence MTTALDQLKQYTTVVADTGDFQQLAQYKPQDATTNPSLVLKAVQKDEYKPLLEKTVRDHASKPVSAIIDNLLIAFGTEILKIVPGRVSTEVDARLSFDTKASIEKGHELIKMYEAKGIGRERVLIKLASTWEGIRAAEVLQKDGIHCNMTLLFSLAQAVAAAEAGAQLISPFVGRIYDWYKKNAGSNWDEARDGGANDPGVQSVRRIYAYYKKFGYKTEVMGASFRTTSQILELAGCDLLTISPDLLQKLQDSTDKVERKLLPEASKAADIARVPTDEASFRFLVNDEAMATEKLSEGIRVFAADAVKLEKVIEGLR encoded by the coding sequence ATGACTACTGCACTCGATCAACTCAAGCAATACACCACGGTCGTCGCGGACACCGGCGACTTCCAGCAACTCGCGCAATACAAGCCGCAGGACGCGACGACGAATCCGTCGCTGGTCCTGAAGGCCGTGCAGAAGGACGAGTACAAGCCGCTGCTCGAAAAGACCGTGCGCGATCACGCGTCGAAGCCCGTCAGCGCGATCATCGACAACCTGCTGATCGCCTTCGGCACCGAAATCCTCAAGATCGTGCCGGGCCGCGTATCGACGGAAGTCGACGCCCGTTTGTCGTTCGACACGAAGGCGTCGATCGAAAAAGGACACGAACTCATCAAGATGTACGAGGCGAAGGGCATCGGCCGCGAGCGCGTGCTGATCAAGCTCGCGTCGACGTGGGAAGGCATCCGCGCCGCCGAAGTGCTGCAGAAGGACGGCATCCATTGCAACATGACGCTGCTGTTCTCGCTGGCGCAGGCTGTCGCCGCCGCGGAAGCCGGCGCGCAACTGATTTCGCCGTTCGTCGGCCGCATCTACGACTGGTACAAGAAGAACGCCGGCAGCAACTGGGACGAAGCGCGCGACGGCGGCGCGAACGATCCGGGCGTGCAATCGGTGCGCCGCATCTACGCGTACTACAAGAAGTTCGGCTACAAGACGGAAGTGATGGGCGCGAGCTTCCGCACCACGAGCCAGATTCTCGAACTGGCCGGCTGCGATCTGCTGACCATCAGCCCCGACCTGCTGCAAAAGCTGCAAGACAGCACCGACAAGGTCGAGCGCAAGCTGTTGCCGGAAGCAAGCAAGGCTGCCGACATCGCCCGCGTGCCGACGGACGAAGCGTCGTTCCGCTTCCTCGTCAACGACGAGGCAATGGCGACCGAGAAGCTCTCCGAAGGCATTCGCGTATTTGCTGCGGATGCCGTCAAGCTCGAGAAGGTGATCGAAGGTCTGCGTTAA